The window CCATTTCGAGTGTACCTATGACCGCGAGTGGCGGCAGGACATTTGGAATCATATGCTTTCTCATGATGTTCCAGTGGGACGTCCCGCTGATTTTTGCGGCAGCAATAAAGTTCTGTTCTTTTAAACTCAGCACCATTCCTCGAAAGACGCGAGCATAGTATACCCATTGTACCAGCATCAAGGCAAGCACTACTTGAGAAAGTCCAGGACCGAAGATGCCGACTAATCCAAGAATCAGCACCAGGTTCGGGAATGCCATGATCCCGTCACAGATTCTCATCAAGACGTGATCGATCCAGCCGCCTTTATAACCTGACAACAAACCAACGATTAACCCAATCAATAAAGAAGAGAGAAAGATTAATAACGCACAGCCTAGTGAAACACGTGCACCATATAAAATTCGAGATAAATTGCATCGGCCTAATTGATCTGTCCCAAGAGGATACTCCCACGAAGACCCCTTTAGCTTCATCGCTAGATTGACAGCCGCCGGATCATGTGGAGCGATCCACGGTGCACATACTGTCACAATCAGCAATAGACCAAGAAGCACCACACAGATCGAGATCATCTTT is drawn from Bacillus pumilus and contains these coding sequences:
- the nikC gene encoding nickel ABC transporter permease subunit NikC, which encodes MMTKGKYLFSHQKMISICVVLLGLLLIVTVCAPWIAPHDPAAVNLAMKLKGSSWEYPLGTDQLGRCNLSRILYGARVSLGCALLIFLSSLLIGLIVGLLSGYKGGWIDHVLMRICDGIMAFPNLVLILGLVGIFGPGLSQVVLALMLVQWVYYARVFRGMVLSLKEQNFIAAAKISGTSHWNIMRKHMIPNVLPPLAVIGTLEMGWAIMDISAMSFLGLGVQPPMPEWGAMIHEGKSYIQTNPQLMLYPGLVIMAVVVLFNLLGEALSEKYGIKRRV